The following are encoded in a window of Solibacillus sp. FSL R7-0668 genomic DNA:
- a CDS encoding MMPL family transporter translates to MSKHPLEKWGSLMGGKNTRWVVAALWIVFAFVLAFIFPQINSVENYAGEEIPETYTSIQAGKIIEEQFATDSGIPLLITWYNESGLTEQDVTNIQGLYKELAQNPLPGQETIPPFHEMPVQALMGSLSENGAALVTPIFFSADETTEVLKENLQVLAEKTEVQFGENPYENKLEDEGLHARFSGPVGISVDATDLFKSADVQLMIATVIIILVILLVIYRSPILAIIPLAVVGIAFLVVSPLLGAMAENGWIDKDAQAVSIMIVLLFGAGTDYCLFLITRYRDKLLTEENKFTALAQAVRESTGAIVMSGLTVVIGLATLGLADYGAFQRFAVPFSFGVLITGFAVVTLLPAILGILGRAAFWPFIPRTEIAEKAQAEKKNKALKARKENHRFMRAVGEFVTAKPLLVIVVAGAILIGLAFTSTNIKYNYDLISSFPEDMQSREGFTIIEENFTAGELAPVQLLVDTQGKEINIGEQLANLPYVGVVKDVRTGETNANIQLYEIELNKDPYSNAAMDDIKQMKIDVKSILADHSLADGAFWIGGETSSQLDNKVVQLGDEKLIQPVMIMIIFVVLLVYLRAVITSIQLMITVVISFFSALGAGWLIIHYGLGHEAMASAIPLYSFVFIIALGNDYNIFMISDIWKNRKHGIEHKKAISEGIASTGAVITSAGLILAGTFLVLASLPIQLLVQFGIVTAVGILLDTFVVRPLLVPALITVFGKWSYWPNKKLLK, encoded by the coding sequence ATGTCGAAGCATCCATTAGAAAAATGGGGAAGTTTAATGGGCGGGAAAAATACACGCTGGGTTGTTGCAGCATTATGGATTGTATTTGCGTTCGTTTTAGCATTTATTTTCCCGCAAATTAACAGTGTGGAAAATTATGCTGGCGAAGAAATTCCAGAAACATATACATCGATTCAAGCTGGAAAAATCATCGAGGAACAATTTGCTACAGATAGTGGGATTCCGCTATTGATTACATGGTATAACGAATCCGGTTTAACAGAACAAGATGTAACAAATATTCAAGGGCTTTATAAGGAATTAGCACAAAATCCATTACCAGGGCAAGAAACGATTCCGCCATTCCATGAAATGCCCGTGCAGGCGTTAATGGGTTCACTATCAGAAAATGGTGCTGCGCTTGTAACGCCAATTTTCTTTTCAGCGGACGAAACAACGGAAGTATTAAAAGAAAATTTACAAGTGTTAGCTGAAAAAACCGAAGTGCAATTTGGTGAAAATCCATACGAAAATAAGCTAGAAGATGAAGGCTTACATGCACGCTTCTCAGGTCCAGTTGGGATTTCGGTAGATGCTACAGACCTTTTTAAATCGGCTGATGTACAGTTAATGATTGCAACCGTCATCATTATTTTAGTGATCTTATTGGTCATCTATCGTTCGCCAATTTTAGCGATTATTCCCTTAGCTGTTGTAGGAATTGCCTTTTTAGTCGTGAGTCCATTACTCGGGGCAATGGCTGAAAATGGATGGATTGATAAGGATGCACAAGCCGTATCGATTATGATTGTCCTCTTATTCGGTGCTGGGACAGATTATTGTTTATTTTTAATCACGCGTTATCGTGACAAATTATTAACGGAGGAAAATAAATTTACAGCACTTGCACAGGCAGTTCGCGAATCAACAGGTGCTATTGTTATGAGTGGTTTAACCGTTGTAATCGGGTTGGCTACATTGGGGTTGGCAGACTATGGTGCATTCCAGCGCTTCGCAGTCCCGTTTAGTTTTGGGGTACTTATTACCGGTTTTGCCGTTGTGACACTATTACCAGCTATTCTCGGCATTTTGGGGCGCGCGGCTTTTTGGCCATTTATTCCTCGTACAGAGATAGCAGAAAAGGCACAAGCAGAAAAGAAAAACAAAGCGCTAAAAGCTCGAAAAGAAAACCATCGTTTTATGCGTGCAGTAGGGGAATTTGTAACGGCAAAACCGTTGTTAGTAATCGTAGTTGCAGGTGCAATTTTAATTGGCTTAGCATTTACCTCAACGAATATAAAATACAATTACGATTTAATTTCTTCATTCCCAGAAGATATGCAGTCACGTGAAGGTTTTACGATCATCGAGGAAAATTTCACGGCTGGTGAGTTAGCGCCTGTACAGTTATTAGTAGATACACAAGGTAAGGAGATAAATATTGGCGAGCAACTAGCCAATTTACCTTATGTTGGGGTAGTGAAAGATGTGCGTACAGGTGAAACGAATGCAAATATCCAGCTTTATGAAATTGAGTTAAATAAAGATCCCTATTCAAATGCAGCAATGGATGATATTAAGCAAATGAAAATTGATGTGAAGTCGATTTTAGCAGATCATAGCTTAGCTGACGGGGCATTTTGGATTGGTGGTGAAACGAGTTCACAGTTAGATAACAAGGTTGTACAACTTGGTGATGAAAAGCTCATTCAACCAGTAATGATTATGATTATTTTTGTTGTATTGTTAGTCTATTTACGTGCGGTTATTACATCGATTCAATTAATGATTACCGTGGTGATTTCATTCTTCTCGGCACTAGGCGCGGGTTGGTTAATCATTCATTATGGTTTAGGGCATGAAGCAATGGCGAGTGCTATTCCGTTGTACAGCTTTGTATTTATTATTGCGCTTGGAAATGATTATAATATTTTCATGATTTCAGACATTTGGAAAAATCGTAAGCATGGGATCGAGCATAAAAAGGCGATTAGTGAAGGGATTGCGTCAACAGGGGCAGTGATAACGTCAGCAGGCTTAATTTTAGCCGGAACATTCTTAGTATTGGCCTCATTACCGATTCAATTATTAGTTCAGTTTGGTATCGTAACAGCAGTTGGTATATTACTGGATACATTTGTCGTACGTCCACTGCTCGTGCCAGCATTGATTACGGTGTTTGGTAAATGGTCCTATTGGCCAAATAAAAAATTATTAAAATAA
- a CDS encoding MerR family transcriptional regulator: MPEQTYSIQQISELTGLSKQLIRKWEDRYQIIQPQRLANGYRVYTHNELQVLTTINELINTGFSVSQAVEHYKKKLAQPKQDDTQAILKALIIAGTQADEHQLLHLLEKAHHHFGVEKLLEKIIIPFLHEVGQLWCERAWGEYQEAISSQTVRDFLTHIRRQFFVKQDAPLVLGSCLPGERHEIPMHILLIQCMLRGYQTMMLGPSPAPTAIQSTIALKKPKIVLLSGSTDVPFTEHAEVIQKLEKLATGHQGITFYIGGAGSEKYYKPFKLQALKLSHSIHDILPTSY, from the coding sequence TTGCCTGAACAAACCTACTCCATTCAACAAATATCGGAGTTAACTGGATTATCTAAGCAACTCATCCGTAAATGGGAAGACCGCTATCAAATCATTCAACCACAACGACTAGCAAATGGTTATCGTGTGTATACCCACAACGAGCTACAAGTATTAACCACAATTAATGAACTCATTAACACTGGGTTCAGCGTAAGCCAAGCTGTCGAACATTATAAAAAAAAGTTAGCACAACCAAAACAAGATGATACACAAGCAATCCTCAAAGCATTAATCATTGCTGGAACACAGGCTGATGAACATCAGTTATTACATTTACTTGAGAAAGCACATCATCATTTCGGTGTCGAAAAATTACTCGAGAAAATAATTATTCCGTTTCTACATGAAGTTGGACAGTTGTGGTGTGAGCGAGCATGGGGGGAATATCAGGAAGCTATTAGTAGTCAAACGGTACGTGATTTTTTAACACATATTCGTCGTCAATTTTTTGTAAAACAAGATGCACCTCTCGTATTAGGAAGCTGTCTACCTGGAGAACGACATGAAATCCCTATGCACATATTACTTATTCAATGTATGCTGCGAGGCTATCAAACAATGATGCTCGGTCCTTCACCAGCACCGACCGCAATTCAATCAACCATCGCGTTAAAAAAGCCAAAAATCGTCTTGTTATCAGGATCAACAGATGTACCCTTTACCGAGCATGCCGAAGTTATCCAAAAGCTCGAAAAATTAGCTACAGGTCACCAAGGTATCACATTTTATATTGGCGGGGCTGGTTCCGAAAAGTATTATAAACCATTCAAACTTCAAGCACTTAAGCTCTCCCATTCCATTCATGATATTTTGCCAACATCATACTAG
- a CDS encoding CueP family metal-binding protein — MKWKFAVPAFLAVAIVAACGDDQTVSEGIAEKEAQSEQQEQKTPTVTQGQTDDIKGLVANYSSNKTTAEKASITSQQLIVMDADANETVYALPEDEFFISIAPYINETHPCKDHSLTGCQGELVGKEIDVLIENENGEVLVDETMTTMQNGFIDLWLPRDEAYVIELSHDGKKVSGDLTTFEEDGTCVTTLQLI; from the coding sequence ATGAAATGGAAATTTGCAGTTCCAGCCTTTTTAGCAGTAGCAATAGTAGCAGCATGTGGTGATGATCAAACGGTAAGTGAGGGCATCGCTGAAAAAGAAGCACAAAGCGAGCAGCAAGAGCAAAAAACGCCAACTGTCACACAAGGGCAAACCGATGATATTAAAGGATTAGTAGCTAATTATAGCAGCAATAAAACAACGGCTGAAAAAGCATCGATTACGTCACAGCAATTAATTGTAATGGATGCAGATGCCAACGAAACGGTATATGCATTACCAGAGGATGAATTTTTCATATCAATTGCACCCTATATCAATGAAACACATCCTTGTAAAGATCATAGCTTAACAGGTTGCCAAGGGGAGCTTGTAGGGAAAGAAATCGATGTATTGATTGAAAATGAAAACGGTGAAGTGCTTGTCGATGAAACGATGACAACTATGCAAAACGGCTTTATTGATTTATGGCTACCACGTGATGAGGCCTATGTTATTGAACTGAGCCATGACGGCAAAAAGGTTTCGGGAGACTTGACGACATTTGAGGAAGACGGAACTTGTGTCACAACTTTACAGCTTATTTAA
- a CDS encoding FRG domain-containing protein gives MEAQKLTELIEAMELILKCNDYICLDDFLMDRKGKVSNKNKQLLVDQINLNKYHVVHCFGKAYAYDPTEVLPVFMGKRLHKIIKEVIDINESRTSEPNVLERDIATEVPDDHAEEAFEKQIKRVTLNYYYRGQVDSNFYLLPSIFRTEQYLVNEDKMHYELQIKCPQDFEKATSHLDILTTMQHYSMPTRLLDVTTNLLVAIFFAADSINDRDGEIIIFNQKPEDVLYYDNDTIEIACAMAKLTFSEKLHLKHLAEHFVRDYEQKVEPIQVQLHEELKAIASDDLRTKYIEQADTAIHHIHLEMLETFNAQYEVKQITKRIGRLTMNQGLQMDPLQLVKPHFVKPLQNNHRIIRQSGAFIVGGLQNREDCIASLNQLRLRNADGLKVKLIIPSAYKKSIKQALNIVGINESTIYPEIDRVAMYLKGLYRS, from the coding sequence GTGGAAGCTCAAAAATTAACGGAATTAATTGAAGCAATGGAATTAATACTGAAATGTAATGATTATATATGTTTAGATGATTTTTTAATGGATCGAAAAGGGAAGGTTTCTAATAAAAATAAACAGTTGCTCGTAGACCAAATTAACTTAAATAAATATCATGTCGTACACTGTTTTGGTAAGGCCTATGCATATGATCCAACCGAAGTGCTACCAGTTTTTATGGGGAAGCGACTACATAAGATTATTAAAGAGGTGATTGATATTAATGAGTCACGCACCTCTGAACCGAATGTCCTTGAACGTGATATTGCTACGGAAGTTCCGGATGATCACGCAGAAGAGGCATTTGAAAAGCAAATTAAGCGTGTTACATTAAATTATTATTACCGTGGTCAAGTAGACAGTAATTTTTATTTGCTGCCAAGTATTTTTAGGACAGAGCAATACTTAGTAAATGAGGACAAAATGCATTATGAGCTGCAAATTAAATGTCCACAGGATTTTGAGAAAGCAACGTCGCATTTAGATATTTTAACGACGATGCAGCATTATTCGATGCCAACAAGACTGCTGGATGTCACGACTAATTTATTGGTGGCGATCTTCTTTGCTGCCGATAGTATTAATGATCGGGATGGAGAGATCATTATTTTCAATCAAAAGCCAGAAGACGTATTATATTATGATAATGATACAATCGAAATTGCCTGTGCGATGGCGAAGCTTACTTTTTCTGAAAAGCTACATTTGAAGCATTTGGCGGAGCATTTTGTGCGTGACTATGAGCAAAAGGTGGAGCCGATTCAAGTACAGCTTCATGAGGAATTAAAAGCAATCGCGTCAGATGATTTACGCACTAAATACATTGAACAAGCAGATACGGCGATCCATCATATACATTTAGAAATGCTGGAAACCTTTAATGCACAATATGAAGTAAAGCAAATAACGAAGCGTATTGGTCGCCTTACGATGAATCAAGGGTTGCAGATGGACCCGTTACAGCTGGTGAAGCCTCATTTTGTAAAGCCATTGCAAAATAATCATCGAATTATTCGTCAAAGCGGGGCGTTCATCGTCGGTGGGCTACAAAATCGAGAGGATTGTATTGCTTCGCTAAATCAACTACGCCTTCGAAATGCAGATGGATTAAAGGTGAAATTGATTATTCCGAGCGCCTACAAAAAAAGTATTAAGCAGGCGTTGAATATCGTTGGAATCAATGAATCAACCATTTATCCGGAAATTGATCGCGTAGCAATGTATTTGAAAGGATTATATCGCTCATAA
- a CDS encoding response regulator transcription factor has product MRKILLVDDDDAILKLLETYFKKWQYTTLTATNGQQALQAMDETIDLAIVDVMMPLLDGFELTKRLKEEWEIPVLLLTARTQLEDKRTGFYAGADDYLVKPFEPEELLFRIQAILRRYDKPTENKISCGDLLLKRDQYEVQKGAFTLVLPYKEFGLLAILCSRPRVYERLYLMEQVWGDVVSDDTLNTHIKRLREKLARLKSTVTIKTVRNVGYQIEVLE; this is encoded by the coding sequence TTGAGAAAAATATTACTTGTAGATGATGATGATGCAATTTTAAAATTGCTCGAAACTTATTTTAAGAAATGGCAATATACGACACTAACCGCTACGAATGGCCAACAAGCACTCCAAGCTATGGATGAGACCATCGATTTAGCAATTGTTGATGTCATGATGCCACTCCTTGACGGTTTTGAATTAACAAAGCGCCTTAAAGAAGAATGGGAAATCCCTGTACTTTTACTTACTGCCCGTACACAGCTAGAAGATAAACGTACGGGCTTTTATGCAGGTGCTGATGACTATTTAGTTAAACCGTTTGAACCAGAGGAATTATTGTTCCGTATACAAGCTATCTTACGGCGCTACGATAAACCAACCGAAAACAAAATAAGTTGTGGCGATTTACTGTTAAAGCGTGATCAATATGAAGTACAAAAAGGAGCATTTACCCTTGTATTACCATACAAAGAATTTGGATTACTCGCTATTTTATGCAGTCGCCCTCGCGTATACGAAAGACTGTACTTGATGGAGCAAGTATGGGGAGATGTTGTCAGTGATGATACATTAAACACACATATTAAACGCTTACGCGAAAAATTAGCCCGTTTAAAAAGCACGGTAACGATTAAAACTGTGCGCAACGTCGGCTATCAAATTGAGGTACTCGAATGA
- a CDS encoding sensor histidine kinase: MKTLYSKFTVYTLVIMIMSSIVGFLITNTLYHQVVKGQNDEKYTMLVQDIASYIEQHPPTSLDAYLTQLGQIGYQIYLVENNNQRQFYGANFRLNELSQPVVDSVLSGETYHGIKEYPQQLFITGFFANDLKNTVGMPFTYNNQTYAMFVRLDIKLLFNEVHFILGALLVLIPLISIIAMILAAAYLIKPIQYLSAATKLVAGENFDAYVELSRQDEIGVLARNFNFMTEELKKQRESQKEFIRNVSHDFQTPLQNIKGYAALIQQHREDPLLQEYSSIIEAESNRLSYLTKQLLLWQNAPKLAKQRQLFSLDQLIKEVVQDYQWSLQQKQITVWMELEEVTMLGNETLLTYAIENILSNAIKYGHKQGEITITSQQKAQHVELAIQDNGIGIAEQEIPFIFEPFYRIDTSRTTNGTGLGLAIVKQVIDMLNGSIEVHSIEHEGTTFIMHLPHH, translated from the coding sequence ATGAAAACGCTCTATAGCAAATTTACCGTATATACACTTGTCATTATGATTATGAGCTCCATTGTAGGTTTCTTAATAACTAACACCTTGTATCATCAAGTCGTAAAAGGACAAAATGACGAAAAGTATACGATGTTAGTTCAGGATATCGCAAGCTATATTGAGCAGCATCCCCCCACTTCTTTAGATGCCTATTTGACACAACTCGGTCAAATTGGCTATCAAATTTATTTAGTAGAAAACAACAACCAGCGGCAATTTTATGGTGCTAACTTTCGCTTAAACGAACTCTCTCAACCTGTTGTAGATTCTGTTCTTAGCGGTGAAACCTATCACGGCATAAAAGAATATCCTCAGCAATTATTTATTACGGGCTTTTTCGCAAATGACCTTAAAAACACTGTTGGAATGCCTTTTACGTACAATAACCAAACTTATGCCATGTTTGTTCGATTAGATATCAAACTTTTATTTAACGAAGTCCACTTTATATTAGGGGCTTTATTAGTTTTAATTCCGCTAATCAGTATTATCGCTATGATATTGGCCGCAGCCTATTTAATAAAGCCAATTCAGTATTTATCAGCAGCCACGAAGCTAGTCGCGGGCGAAAATTTCGATGCTTACGTAGAGCTTTCACGTCAAGACGAAATTGGCGTCTTAGCAAGGAACTTCAATTTTATGACAGAAGAATTAAAAAAACAGCGGGAGTCTCAGAAAGAGTTTATACGAAATGTTTCTCATGATTTCCAAACACCGCTTCAAAACATTAAAGGCTATGCAGCACTTATCCAACAGCATCGTGAAGATCCGCTGTTACAGGAATATAGCTCTATTATTGAAGCAGAAAGTAATCGACTTTCCTATTTAACAAAACAATTACTGCTTTGGCAAAATGCACCAAAACTAGCCAAGCAGCGTCAACTTTTTTCACTCGATCAGCTCATTAAGGAAGTCGTTCAAGATTACCAATGGTCCCTCCAGCAAAAACAAATAACGGTCTGGATGGAACTTGAAGAAGTGACCATGTTAGGAAACGAAACACTGTTAACATATGCAATTGAAAATATTTTATCCAATGCAATTAAGTACGGACATAAACAAGGAGAAATTACAATTACTAGTCAACAAAAAGCACAACATGTTGAACTAGCAATTCAAGATAACGGCATTGGGATTGCAGAGCAGGAAATACCTTTTATTTTCGAGCCCTTCTATCGAATAGATACTTCAAGAACTACGAACGGCACTGGCTTAGGGCTTGCCATTGTTAAGCAAGTAATTGACATGCTTAACGGCTCAATCGAAGTGCATTCAATTGAACACGAAGGCACAACATTTATAATGCACTTACCTCACCATTAA
- a CDS encoding MMPL family transporter, translating to MREKKLWIGILAAWLIVMMTLSMVAPSSKEMKAPMTNSGLPADFQSIEATKLAEEYFPSDNGVPLFVVFSQDNKFTQEAITEYSKNLNDVLSQHPFRIIEFAQLPPVSQQSFISEDGNTFFVPAFLTAELENKQLKKMLDTIKEDMAKLDSVEVDFTGPVGIISDTYEMFSKADVVLMLATIAVIFIILIVIYRSFILALLPLIGATIAYEVVNRLIGLFGDMDLFTVEGQALSIMMILLFAVITDYSLLLFARYKEAILAGLAPTPAMKQAISQVKEPILFSGGTVLMSMLTLFFAVYESYRNFAPVFGIAMFVMILAGLTLMPALFAIAGKRSIKAQKKSNKEPFWDRFSKYVTNSPFKVMMPIIAVLVFCITLFMPANYMFNLLDSFPDDMSSVQGYDQLSEAFSEGDIAPSTVVLESKSTLDEEDVRAFMDDLKAHDSVANVHSLNFTEDQKVAKFTLIFDSNPYVKETFQSLRTILDEQDDILKKYELEDSKMWIGGETAIHADIEDVNKKDTLLIPILMSVLIFITLLVQTRSVLFSLVILGSILMSFFATMGITVFTFQTLFDYEGISYRIPLYTFIFLVALGVDYSIMMISRIKEEQKNYPTFKEAVQHGLAKTGGVISSAGLILAATFTVLITQPVAELRVFGYAVAVGIIIDTFLIRPIVIPALLVKLKK from the coding sequence TTGAGAGAAAAAAAATTATGGATTGGAATTTTAGCTGCATGGCTCATTGTCATGATGACGCTTTCTATGGTAGCACCATCATCTAAAGAAATGAAAGCCCCTATGACAAATAGTGGGTTACCAGCAGATTTCCAATCTATTGAAGCTACTAAATTAGCTGAAGAATACTTTCCTAGTGACAACGGGGTTCCTTTATTTGTCGTATTTTCACAAGACAACAAATTCACCCAAGAGGCAATTACAGAATACAGTAAAAACCTGAATGACGTTTTATCGCAACATCCATTCCGTATAATCGAGTTTGCTCAATTACCACCTGTCTCTCAGCAATCATTTATTAGCGAAGATGGCAACACATTCTTCGTTCCGGCCTTTTTAACAGCCGAATTAGAAAATAAACAGCTGAAAAAAATGCTTGATACGATTAAAGAGGACATGGCTAAGCTTGATTCAGTTGAAGTAGACTTCACTGGTCCTGTAGGGATTATTTCAGATACGTACGAAATGTTCTCAAAAGCTGACGTTGTATTAATGCTCGCAACGATTGCTGTAATCTTTATTATTTTAATCGTTATTTACCGTTCGTTTATTTTAGCACTTCTACCATTGATTGGTGCGACTATTGCGTACGAGGTTGTTAACCGATTAATCGGATTGTTCGGAGATATGGATTTATTTACTGTCGAGGGACAAGCCTTATCGATTATGATGATTTTACTGTTTGCTGTTATTACCGATTATTCATTACTATTATTCGCTCGCTATAAAGAGGCAATTTTAGCAGGTTTAGCACCTACACCTGCGATGAAACAAGCGATTTCACAAGTAAAAGAGCCAATCCTATTTAGTGGTGGTACTGTTTTAATGAGTATGCTTACACTGTTCTTCGCAGTGTACGAATCATATCGCAACTTCGCACCAGTGTTTGGTATTGCGATGTTCGTCATGATTCTTGCCGGTTTAACTTTAATGCCTGCATTATTCGCTATTGCAGGTAAACGTAGCATCAAGGCACAAAAAAAATCTAATAAAGAACCATTCTGGGATCGTTTCAGTAAGTACGTAACCAACAGTCCATTTAAAGTAATGATGCCAATTATTGCGGTACTTGTATTTTGTATTACATTATTTATGCCTGCGAACTATATGTTCAATTTACTTGATTCATTCCCCGATGATATGTCATCCGTACAAGGTTATGATCAATTAAGTGAAGCATTCAGTGAAGGGGATATTGCTCCGAGTACAGTTGTTTTAGAAAGTAAATCAACTTTAGATGAAGAAGATGTTCGAGCTTTCATGGACGATTTAAAAGCACATGATTCAGTCGCTAACGTTCATTCATTAAATTTCACTGAAGATCAAAAGGTCGCAAAATTCACGTTAATCTTTGACAGCAATCCATATGTGAAAGAAACGTTCCAGTCATTACGTACAATACTTGATGAACAAGATGACATTTTAAAAAAGTATGAGTTAGAAGATAGCAAAATGTGGATTGGCGGCGAAACAGCGATCCATGCAGATATAGAAGACGTAAATAAAAAGGATACATTATTGATTCCAATTTTAATGTCTGTATTAATTTTCATTACATTGTTAGTACAAACACGTTCAGTATTATTCTCATTAGTTATTTTAGGTAGTATTTTAATGTCCTTCTTCGCAACAATGGGAATTACCGTCTTTACGTTCCAAACATTGTTTGATTATGAAGGAATCAGCTATCGCATCCCGCTATATACGTTTATTTTCTTAGTAGCGCTTGGTGTGGATTACTCGATCATGATGATTTCCCGCATCAAGGAGGAGCAAAAGAATTATCCTACATTTAAGGAAGCTGTTCAGCACGGTTTAGCTAAAACAGGTGGTGTTATTTCATCTGCCGGCTTAATTTTAGCTGCTACTTTTACTGTTTTAATTACACAACCAGTTGCTGAATTACGTGTATTCGGCTATGCTGTAGCAGTTGGGATTATTATTGATACTTTCTTAATTCGACCAATTGTTATTCCAGCATTATTAGTAAAACTAAAAAAATAA
- a CDS encoding RNA polymerase alpha subunit C-terminal domain-containing protein translates to MVKHERTLRICPKGHRYYKSTDCGTCPKCEQENKPTEGFLARLSSPARNALIYEGITELEQLAEYSEKEILALHGVGPATMPILKIALEEENLDFKN, encoded by the coding sequence ATCGTAAAACACGAACGAACTTTACGCATTTGTCCAAAGGGGCATCGTTATTATAAAAGTACAGATTGTGGTACCTGTCCAAAATGCGAGCAGGAAAACAAGCCGACTGAAGGGTTTTTAGCAAGACTTTCTTCACCTGCGCGCAATGCGTTAATTTATGAAGGTATAACAGAGCTAGAGCAGCTGGCCGAATACAGTGAAAAAGAGATCTTAGCCTTACATGGTGTAGGCCCAGCTACGATGCCAATTTTAAAAATAGCATTAGAGGAAGAAAACTTGGATTTTAAAAATTAG